Proteins from a single region of Nerophis ophidion isolate RoL-2023_Sa linkage group LG08, RoL_Noph_v1.0, whole genome shotgun sequence:
- the vkorc1 gene encoding vitamin K epoxide reductase complex subunit 1: MAAAEIPRWERKMRVFLCVFGLFLSVYALHVELSREHDAAYRAMCDLGESVSCSKVFTSRWGRGFGLVQFFVAKDSPLNQPNSVLGIVFYALQLGLGLSLSKKAALLLVLSSWVSVAGSLYLAAILAFVLGDFCMVCVSTYLVNFALLFTNVKRRSAIEGQKEKAG, encoded by the exons ATGGCGGCGGCAGAAATACCCAGATGGGAGAGGAAAATGCGCGTCTTTTTGTGCGTCTTCGGTTTGTTTTTGTCCGTTTACGCACTCCACGTGGAATTGTCCCGCGAACACGACGCCGCCTACAGAGCTATGTGCGACCTGGGGGAGTCTGTGAGCTGCTCCAAAGTATTCACCTCCAG ATGGGGACGTGGTTTTGGCCTGGTGCAGTTCTTTGTCGCCAAAGATAGTCCTCTCAACCAGCCCAACAGTGTACTTGGCATCGTGTTTTACGCTCTGCAGCTTGGCCTGG GTCTGTCTCTGTCCAAAAAAGCCGCTCTGCTCCTGGTGCTGTCCTCCTGGGTGTCCGTCGCCGGCTCGCTCTACCTGGCCGCCATTCTGGCGTTCGTCCTAGGGGACTTCTGCATGGTGTGCGTGTCGACATATCTGGTCAACTTCGCCTTACTCTTCACCAACGTCAAGCGAAGGAGCGCCATCGAAGGGCAAAAAGAGAAGGCAGGATAA